In Terriglobia bacterium, the following proteins share a genomic window:
- a CDS encoding ketopantoate reductase family protein, translated as MGAGAVGGYFGGLLARAGAPVVFVGRAGFAEAVKKNGLILDTLSFQESVRVEASSELSAARGAELVLFCVKTTDTEAVARELAPLLAAEAIVVSMQNGADNAERIRAASGIAALPAAVYVAAAVPEPGRVKHAGRGDLVVGPRDARTEKVAAVFERAGVPCRISENIEGELWTKLLMNCAGNAISALARVTYGTIAADEDARTLVAAVVREVLEVARAAGAQVPGMETPEAVIATALKLSAQMSHATSSTAQDLERGKRTEIASLNGYVARRGAELGVAAPVNQALYALVKLAEARG; from the coding sequence ATCGGCGCGGGAGCGGTGGGCGGGTATTTCGGCGGGTTGCTGGCGCGCGCAGGCGCGCCGGTGGTGTTCGTGGGGCGGGCGGGATTTGCCGAAGCCGTGAAGAAGAACGGGTTGATTCTCGACACGCTGAGCTTTCAGGAAAGCGTCCGGGTTGAGGCTTCCAGCGAACTGAGTGCGGCGCGCGGCGCGGAACTGGTGCTTTTCTGCGTGAAGACGACGGACACCGAGGCGGTGGCACGGGAGCTGGCTCCGCTGCTGGCGGCGGAGGCGATCGTCGTCAGCATGCAGAACGGAGCGGACAACGCGGAGCGCATTCGCGCCGCCTCCGGCATCGCGGCTTTGCCCGCTGCCGTCTACGTAGCAGCCGCGGTGCCGGAGCCCGGCCGGGTGAAGCACGCCGGGCGCGGCGATCTGGTCGTCGGGCCGCGCGACGCGCGCACGGAAAAGGTCGCGGCGGTTTTCGAACGCGCCGGAGTTCCCTGCCGCATTTCGGAGAACATCGAGGGCGAACTGTGGACGAAGCTGCTCATGAACTGCGCGGGCAACGCGATCTCGGCGCTGGCGCGCGTGACATACGGAACGATCGCCGCGGATGAAGATGCGCGCACGCTCGTCGCCGCGGTGGTGCGCGAAGTGCTGGAGGTCGCGCGGGCGGCGGGAGCGCAGGTGCCGGGAATGGAGACGCCGGAAGCGGTCATTGCCACAGCGCTGAAACTTTCCGCGCAGATGAGCCATGCGACGTCCTCGACGGCGCAGGACCTGGAGCGCGGCAAGCGCACGGAGATTGCTTCGCTGAACGGCTACGTGGCGCGGCGCGGGGCGGAGCTGGGCGTGGCCGCGCCGGTGAACCAGGCGCTATATGCGCTGGTGAAGCTGGCGGAAGCGCGCGGCTGA